A portion of the Sulfuricurvum kujiense DSM 16994 genome contains these proteins:
- a CDS encoding flagellar hook-length control protein FliK yields MIVQSKENKSQGSLVDLLGGNTKNSSAAKSNDLFSKLLASIGIQGKGDENKIVKTNDFKAVIDPKNKSAAIPTSTTELKASQMKELQTLLSGKEGKEATLVSTELLENMTNDQMRTLINRAKDYLKNEISAKSPEYQADPKSLPKTLGALVKLAEKLGLEPQSISLATIVNEPEEKASFSNELLSKPLFEAKAIAALPATVMEESAPIEAITQLLSELKNKEQKNTKPLSTETSVQEKSDKAETQPLTTLLQAMDKKEEKTASTSVSEKVDPIKIASTPTAATNKTDALIALLKESNDAKEIKSESIKVEGESSKSLHVPKADSLEVKAKEAQQSMRHFASDLKEAVQEYKPPFTRLTMKLNPEKLGEVEVTLVQRGNNVHVNIQSNNANSVAFLAHNATELKAQLASQGIQNATMNFMSGGDSQNQQAGQQQQQGQQQRFRAYESFEELNLNEEQISALEIIIPHYA; encoded by the coding sequence ATGATCGTTCAAAGCAAAGAAAATAAATCACAGGGATCACTCGTTGATTTGCTGGGTGGAAATACGAAAAACTCTTCCGCAGCAAAATCAAATGATCTTTTTTCAAAACTTTTGGCTTCTATCGGTATTCAAGGCAAAGGCGATGAAAATAAAATTGTTAAAACAAACGATTTTAAAGCCGTTATTGACCCCAAAAATAAATCGGCAGCGATTCCGACAAGCACCACAGAATTAAAAGCTTCCCAGATGAAAGAGTTGCAAACACTTTTGAGCGGAAAAGAGGGGAAAGAAGCAACACTTGTTTCAACCGAACTGCTCGAAAATATGACAAATGATCAAATGCGCACTCTGATTAATCGGGCTAAAGATTATCTAAAAAATGAGATCAGTGCGAAAAGCCCGGAATATCAGGCTGACCCGAAATCGTTGCCGAAAACATTAGGCGCTCTGGTTAAATTGGCTGAAAAACTTGGGCTTGAACCGCAAAGTATCTCTCTTGCGACCATTGTAAACGAGCCTGAAGAAAAAGCTTCTTTCTCGAATGAACTGCTTTCAAAACCTCTCTTTGAAGCTAAAGCGATTGCCGCACTTCCCGCAACCGTCATGGAAGAGAGTGCTCCGATAGAAGCGATTACACAACTTTTAAGTGAATTAAAAAACAAAGAGCAAAAAAATACCAAGCCGCTTTCAACAGAAACATCTGTGCAAGAAAAATCTGATAAAGCTGAAACACAGCCGTTAACCACGCTTCTTCAAGCCATGGATAAGAAGGAGGAGAAAACAGCTTCGACTTCCGTTTCTGAAAAAGTTGATCCGATAAAAATTGCTTCGACGCCAACAGCAGCGACGAATAAAACCGATGCACTGATTGCCCTTTTAAAAGAGAGTAATGATGCAAAAGAGATAAAATCAGAATCTATAAAAGTGGAAGGGGAATCTTCTAAATCTTTGCATGTCCCTAAAGCCGACTCTTTGGAAGTAAAAGCAAAAGAGGCACAGCAAAGTATGCGCCATTTTGCAAGTGACCTCAAAGAAGCCGTTCAAGAGTACAAACCCCCTTTTACCCGCCTTACGATGAAACTTAATCCCGAAAAACTGGGAGAAGTTGAAGTGACCCTTGTGCAACGGGGCAACAATGTCCACGTCAATATTCAGTCCAATAATGCCAACAGTGTCGCTTTCTTGGCACATAACGCCACCGAACTCAAAGCGCAGCTTGCGTCTCAGGGGATTCAGAACGCAACCATGAACTTTATGTCCGGAGGCGATAGTCAAAATCAGCAAGCAGGGCAACAACAGCAGCAAGGGCAACAGCAGCGTTTCCGTGCGTATGAGTCGTTTGAGGAACTGAACCTCAATGAAGAGCAGATTTCTGCTCTTGAAATTATTATCCCGCATTACGCGTAA
- a CDS encoding flagellar hook capping FlgD N-terminal domain-containing protein, producing the protein MAINAYGAYTTDAAYTGATTAATNEDKSSLGKDDFLKLLLLELKYQDPTSPMDSEKILSQTSQLATLESTENTNKALETLAASLTSSMQYSGISAIGKMADTGSNAIVKEKDTSATFEIYFPEKVASGKVNILDSAGKVLRSIEIAETAAGTAQYKWDGKDNGGTLLEEGIYYVESTYTKTDGTSATARVGRYPIESIKFEGGTTYAKLGSSYVDFSTIKEITN; encoded by the coding sequence ATGGCTATTAATGCTTATGGAGCGTACACAACAGATGCCGCATATACAGGTGCGACGACAGCTGCTACAAACGAAGATAAAAGTTCTTTGGGAAAAGATGATTTTCTCAAACTGCTGCTATTGGAACTCAAATATCAAGATCCAACATCTCCGATGGATAGTGAGAAAATTTTGTCCCAAACGTCACAGCTGGCTACGCTTGAATCGACAGAAAACACGAACAAAGCCCTTGAAACGCTAGCGGCTTCACTCACTTCATCAATGCAGTATTCCGGCATATCCGCAATCGGTAAAATGGCCGATACGGGGAGCAACGCGATTGTCAAAGAAAAAGATACGAGTGCAACGTTTGAAATATACTTTCCGGAGAAGGTAGCAAGCGGAAAAGTGAACATTCTCGATAGCGCCGGCAAGGTTCTTCGAAGCATCGAAATTGCTGAAACTGCAGCCGGGACAGCCCAATACAAATGGGATGGAAAAGATAACGGCGGAACGCTTTTGGAGGAGGGGATTTACTATGTTGAGTCAACGTATACCAAAACCGACGGGACGAGTGCTACCGCGCGCGTCGGACGTTATCCGATCGAATCGATTAAATTTGAGGGCGGTACTACCTATGCGAAGCTCGGATCCAGTTATGTCGATTTCAGTACGATTAAAGAAATTACGAACTGA
- a CDS encoding flagellar hook protein FlgE, whose translation MMTQGYYTGISGIQANQYGLDVIADNLANTNTVGFRGSSTEFASLFSEKLVSSGSAPTYDEIGAGTRLQATTMNTQNGSLLNTDRFNDLAINGNGWFGVVSGQDRYFTRAGNFVLDEYQKTDGAANSSVGRLTTTEGMYVTGTMLNNFAYDSQYNYSAKSDVTDTGAFKITASLNTVPLTDANEQGPIELPTRLAYPTEPTTSTKFYGNLGTDVAERTMSANAISPSNDQNRIKLVFTQSAVQPDQGVSWDVVATASSNDGTVLYDTQYGTAVFNEGGGLESFSLPTINNDGAPVSVDLGSAFGGVISSAGPTISASSQSDGISGGTLNKYSINSDGIIVADFSNGKQSTIGRIAVYHFQNDQGLTRSGSTLFSQSDNSGNPMFWTDANGEAVTGTTISSGHLENSNVRMEVGLTDMIVMQRAYQANAKTVTTVDEMIQKALSMRK comes from the coding sequence ATGATGACACAGGGATATTATACGGGAATTTCAGGTATCCAAGCCAACCAGTACGGGTTGGATGTCATTGCAGATAATTTAGCAAATACCAATACGGTCGGTTTTCGCGGCTCGTCTACCGAATTCGCCTCTTTATTTAGTGAAAAGCTTGTCAGTTCCGGTTCTGCCCCGACTTATGATGAAATCGGTGCGGGGACAAGGTTGCAAGCGACAACAATGAATACGCAAAACGGATCGCTGCTCAACACGGACAGATTTAATGATTTAGCTATCAACGGAAACGGATGGTTCGGGGTAGTTTCTGGCCAAGATCGTTATTTTACCCGTGCGGGAAATTTCGTTCTGGACGAATACCAAAAAACCGATGGAGCCGCCAACTCTTCCGTCGGCCGTCTTACTACGACGGAGGGGATGTATGTGACGGGGACGATGCTAAATAATTTCGCCTATGATTCACAATACAATTACTCGGCAAAATCGGATGTCACTGATACCGGAGCCTTTAAAATCACCGCTTCATTAAATACGGTTCCTCTTACCGATGCAAATGAACAGGGGCCGATTGAGCTGCCTACACGATTGGCATATCCGACAGAGCCTACGACTAGCACAAAATTTTACGGTAATCTCGGTACGGATGTCGCCGAACGCACCATGAGTGCCAATGCCATCAGCCCCTCTAATGATCAAAACCGTATCAAGCTTGTTTTCACCCAAAGTGCGGTTCAGCCGGATCAGGGAGTCAGTTGGGATGTTGTCGCTACCGCTTCTTCCAATGACGGAACTGTGCTTTACGATACCCAGTACGGAACGGCTGTATTTAACGAAGGGGGTGGTTTGGAATCGTTTAGCCTGCCGACGATTAATAATGACGGAGCACCTGTGAGTGTTGATCTTGGCAGCGCATTCGGCGGTGTGATCTCCAGCGCAGGACCTACCATATCGGCTTCATCGCAATCTGACGGTATTTCCGGAGGGACTCTCAATAAATACAGTATCAATTCGGACGGGATTATCGTTGCCGATTTTTCTAACGGAAAACAAAGTACCATCGGCCGAATTGCAGTGTATCATTTTCAGAATGACCAAGGGTTAACCCGCTCGGGAAGCACTCTCTTTTCCCAAAGCGATAACAGCGGCAATCCGATGTTTTGGACCGATGCGAACGGAGAAGCGGTAACCGGAACAACGATAAGCAGCGGTCATCTGGAAAACTCGAATGTTCGCATGGAAGTTGGGCTTACCGATATGATCGTTATGCAGCGCGCTTATCAGGCGAATGCCAAAACGGTGACAACGGTGGATGAAATGATCCAAAAAGCACTCTCGATGAGAAAATAA
- the flgE gene encoding flagellar hook protein FlgE — protein MLRSLFAGVTGLQAHQIAMDVESNNIANVNTIGYKYSRANFSDLLAQTSQIATAPQGDIGGKNAVQVGLGTTISSVTRIMTQGSIQNTDKNTDVAIQGDGFFIVSSDAGSTYKYSRSGDFKFDAAGNFVDNNGFVVQGWVRDEATGKVDSTAPISNINIPPGLTTPANATADVVLKANLDSGETVETFNATNSMDSYNLEYASNYAVWQAAGFVPAVGGALPAPPNAATQALWYSAYTTRNANTNSAENMNVMFNEQGQSLTMQPNQGVWVSYKDSVTTIPMVSAAGAFTFTLNGTTISGTTSGVTLADDAATVQQAINAQTANTGVSATVVGSNLVLTNDNSRDSDGSATKNIVITGSNAGALALGFTNQSVITAYKYTYTTNAADATPLINSYAVPTTSVPPADSNFTTTEQLRLLMETHAQYVSGSDPAGTVAPAGVNFATGIKIIINDRGQFEVSNLSDGDANQENLKLQVTGYSDPAANVTKNERFTALMQSINGTVVEGSTGIRLSQSMNAATHSASIDVYDSLGSKHTLKMDFRKTSVDVVSGSTWSMKLSVPEPGEINTIAPINEFNGQVRFGPDGALSSYTPTNITYTANNGSSPNQTINIKLGTANAFDGVTSFDATSGTSGISQDGFPGGDLVGIRIDQSGTLVGSFSNGRSFGLAQMGMAKFTNNEGLVSDGGNVYLQSANSGDPIIGTAATAGRGFMQSSSLEASNVDLSKSLTQLIIIQRGYQANGKTITTSDTLLETLLGIKR, from the coding sequence ATGTTACGATCACTCTTCGCAGGTGTAACCGGGCTTCAAGCCCATCAGATAGCGATGGACGTTGAATCCAACAATATCGCTAATGTTAACACGATCGGATATAAATATTCTCGTGCAAATTTTTCCGATTTGTTGGCGCAAACCAGTCAAATCGCAACCGCTCCTCAGGGAGACATCGGAGGGAAAAACGCCGTACAGGTCGGGTTAGGAACAACGATCAGTTCCGTTACGCGGATTATGACGCAGGGTTCGATTCAAAATACCGATAAAAATACGGACGTCGCCATTCAAGGGGACGGTTTCTTTATCGTCAGTTCCGATGCGGGGAGCACCTATAAGTACAGCCGTTCAGGGGATTTCAAATTTGATGCGGCCGGAAATTTTGTAGACAATAACGGATTTGTCGTCCAAGGATGGGTTCGTGACGAGGCGACCGGTAAAGTCGATTCTACCGCGCCTATCTCAAATATTAACATCCCGCCCGGATTAACGACACCTGCGAACGCTACGGCCGATGTCGTCCTCAAAGCCAATCTCGATTCTGGGGAAACGGTAGAGACGTTTAATGCGACGAATTCGATGGATTCTTATAATCTGGAATATGCGTCAAACTACGCTGTATGGCAGGCCGCCGGATTTGTTCCCGCTGTAGGGGGGGCATTGCCGGCACCGCCTAATGCAGCGACACAGGCTCTTTGGTACAGCGCCTACACGACACGCAATGCCAATACCAATAGCGCCGAAAATATGAATGTTATGTTTAACGAGCAAGGGCAGTCTCTCACTATGCAGCCCAATCAGGGGGTCTGGGTCAGCTATAAAGACTCCGTCACTACCATTCCTATGGTCTCAGCTGCAGGTGCTTTTACCTTTACGTTAAACGGGACTACTATCAGCGGTACAACGAGCGGGGTAACTTTAGCAGATGATGCCGCGACTGTTCAGCAAGCGATCAATGCTCAAACGGCAAATACGGGGGTTTCGGCGACGGTAGTCGGCAGTAATCTCGTATTAACCAACGACAACTCCCGTGATAGTGACGGGAGTGCCACAAAAAATATCGTTATCACCGGATCAAATGCCGGTGCACTTGCTTTAGGATTCACGAATCAATCGGTTATTACAGCCTATAAATATACGTATACGACCAATGCCGCGGATGCGACGCCTCTCATCAATTCCTATGCGGTACCGACTACCTCTGTGCCGCCTGCGGATAGCAACTTTACGACGACAGAGCAACTGCGATTGCTGATGGAGACCCATGCGCAGTATGTTTCCGGATCCGATCCTGCTGGAACCGTTGCACCTGCGGGGGTTAATTTTGCCACGGGTATTAAAATTATTATTAACGATCGCGGGCAATTTGAAGTCAGCAATCTAAGTGATGGCGATGCCAATCAGGAAAACTTGAAGCTGCAGGTAACCGGATATTCTGACCCTGCGGCCAATGTCACGAAAAATGAGCGTTTTACCGCATTAATGCAATCGATTAACGGAACGGTTGTCGAAGGGAGCACGGGAATTCGGCTCTCCCAAAGTATGAATGCGGCGACGCATTCGGCCAGTATCGATGTCTACGATTCTCTGGGGAGTAAACATACCCTGAAAATGGATTTTCGCAAAACGTCGGTGGATGTGGTCTCCGGTTCGACATGGAGCATGAAACTCTCGGTTCCGGAACCGGGTGAAATTAATACCATTGCTCCGATCAACGAATTTAACGGACAAGTACGTTTCGGCCCAGACGGAGCACTCTCCTCGTACACGCCGACGAATATCACCTATACGGCAAATAACGGTTCGTCGCCGAACCAAACGATTAATATTAAATTGGGAACGGCGAATGCCTTTGACGGTGTTACGAGCTTTGACGCCACCTCCGGCACCAGCGGTATCAGTCAAGACGGTTTCCCGGGGGGAGATTTGGTCGGTATCCGAATCGACCAAAGCGGTACGCTTGTCGGGTCTTTCTCTAACGGGCGTTCGTTCGGACTTGCGCAGATGGGGATGGCAAAATTTACCAATAACGAGGGGCTGGTGAGTGATGGCGGAAACGTCTATTTGCAATCGGCAAACTCGGGTGATCCGATTATCGGTACGGCGGCAACGGCAGGGCGCGGTTTTATGCAGTCATCGTCGCTTGAAGCATCAAACGTCGACTTGTCCAAATCGCTAACGCAGCTTATTATTATTCAACGTGGCTATCAAGCCAACGGTAAAACGATTACCACTTCCGATACTCTTCTCGAAACTCTTCTGGGAATCAAACGCTAA
- a CDS encoding RDD family protein, with amino-acid sequence MRWRTLKQTNKIKTPVKPKIDYAPFWSRAAGFATDIFMIGLPISLITMMMFGYDQMHTAGGLDVLVHDPKAQTNPPNPIASLLQIALFLITYVWFWHKSGQTPGKKLARIRVVDAKTMDNASYWKLSLRFIGYFFSFITLVGFFIGLLRKDKRALHDLISGTAVIRVP; translated from the coding sequence ATGAGATGGCGAACATTAAAACAAACAAACAAAATAAAAACTCCCGTTAAACCGAAAATCGACTATGCTCCCTTTTGGTCCCGTGCTGCAGGATTTGCGACCGATATTTTTATGATCGGACTGCCTATATCACTTATTACGATGATGATGTTCGGTTACGATCAGATGCACACCGCCGGCGGATTGGACGTGTTAGTCCACGATCCGAAAGCGCAGACCAATCCGCCTAATCCGATAGCATCGCTGCTGCAAATCGCTCTTTTTCTCATTACCTACGTTTGGTTTTGGCATAAAAGCGGTCAAACGCCCGGGAAAAAGCTCGCCCGTATCCGTGTAGTGGATGCCAAGACCATGGACAATGCCTCGTATTGGAAACTCTCCCTCCGTTTTATCGGTTATTTTTTTTCCTTCATTACCCTAGTGGGATTTTTTATCGGGCTGTTGCGCAAAGACAAACGTGCTTTGCATGATCTCATCAGCGGCACCGCCGTTATACGCGTCCCCTAA
- a CDS encoding MFS transporter, giving the protein MISSAAPPLYASPNVAVLIASFYFFYFALIGVHIIFVPKILSEVGYSPMEIGIIFASAPLVRFAIPFLFLKGLRLSRKTFFTALALMGLSAAGFYGALEHFWPLLIVNIFFGIGIALILPYIEVIALEQIGRERYGRIRLFGSLGFIAVSLVLVRFLSTPYIGIGFLIAMALITLIFGAIIGKHPHSDSSSDCGSGDELCLFSIRNHIPLWIGFFLMQVSFGPFYNFFTIYTTAHGISLDTTVWLWSFGVIAEILMFYFQGPLLRGNLERLLQLTALITALRWTIVALFPDSTPLLFASQSLHAFSFALFHTTAITLLFELYSARRLSQQFFFGISYGLGGFIGAIGAGALYQYTPSLLFIGGAIGALGAALAFRLDKKLRF; this is encoded by the coding sequence ATGATCTCATCAGCGGCACCGCCGTTATACGCGTCCCCTAACGTGGCTGTTTTAATCGCCTCTTTTTATTTCTTCTATTTTGCCCTGATCGGGGTACACATTATTTTTGTCCCGAAAATTCTCTCCGAGGTGGGCTACTCCCCTATGGAGATCGGAATCATTTTCGCCTCCGCGCCGCTTGTTCGGTTTGCGATCCCGTTTTTATTTTTAAAAGGGCTAAGGCTAAGCCGCAAAACCTTTTTTACCGCACTTGCCTTGATGGGGCTTAGCGCTGCCGGTTTTTACGGTGCGCTGGAGCATTTTTGGCCGCTGCTGATCGTCAATATCTTTTTTGGTATCGGCATCGCCTTGATCCTCCCCTATATCGAGGTGATTGCGCTGGAGCAAATCGGAAGGGAACGCTACGGCCGTATCCGTCTTTTCGGTTCGCTTGGGTTTATTGCCGTTTCTCTTGTACTGGTTCGTTTTTTGAGTACTCCGTATATCGGTATCGGATTTTTGATCGCAATGGCTCTGATTACCCTCATATTCGGAGCTATAATCGGAAAACATCCCCATTCGGACTCCTCAAGCGATTGCGGATCGGGTGATGAACTTTGTCTCTTTTCGATCCGTAACCATATACCTCTGTGGATCGGATTTTTCCTGATGCAGGTGAGTTTCGGTCCGTTTTATAATTTTTTTACAATCTACACTACGGCACACGGTATTTCATTGGACACGACCGTGTGGCTTTGGAGCTTTGGGGTCATTGCCGAAATTTTGATGTTTTATTTCCAAGGGCCGCTTTTGCGGGGAAATTTGGAACGTCTTTTACAATTAACCGCTTTGATTACCGCATTACGATGGACAATTGTTGCCCTCTTTCCCGATTCGACACCGCTGCTTTTTGCATCGCAAAGTCTGCATGCCTTTAGTTTCGCCCTCTTTCATACAACGGCCATTACGCTGCTTTTTGAACTTTACAGTGCCAGACGCCTCTCTCAGCAATTTTTCTTCGGAATTTCATACGGATTGGGAGGATTTATCGGAGCGATCGGAGCGGGGGCTCTCTATCAGTATACCCCTTCTCTCTTATTCATCGGAGGCGCAATTGGCGCTTTGGGAGCTGCCTTGGCATTTAGATTGGATAAAAAACTTCGTTTTTAA
- a CDS encoding mechanosensitive ion channel family protein, with amino-acid sequence MLQKMEYYTERALEYATDYGVKILGALAIFFIGRWIIRKIIVLMRKAMEKSRVDETLISFSANALYVALMIALIVAAASNIGINTTSFVAVFGAAGLAIGLALKDTLANVGAAVLIIFFRPFKVGDFIEVSGVMGTVKAINLFSTTLTTADNRSIIIPNGALIAGNIINYTGNEKRRIDMVFDIDYKDDLKLAKEVIMNVLISNPKVLADPAPVVAVGALAQNSVQIFARPWVAVEHYWDGMFEMTEAVKLEFDKNGISIPFPQMVTHVKQED; translated from the coding sequence ATGCTGCAGAAAATGGAATATTATACGGAGCGTGCCCTTGAGTATGCAACCGACTATGGAGTAAAAATTTTAGGCGCACTTGCCATTTTCTTTATCGGAAGATGGATTATACGAAAAATAATTGTATTGATGCGTAAAGCGATGGAGAAGTCCCGTGTGGATGAGACGTTGATATCGTTTTCGGCAAATGCCCTGTATGTAGCGCTGATGATCGCCTTGATTGTTGCGGCGGCAAGCAATATCGGTATTAACACGACCTCATTTGTAGCGGTTTTCGGTGCCGCCGGTCTTGCGATCGGGCTTGCGCTGAAGGATACATTAGCGAATGTCGGTGCAGCCGTTTTGATTATCTTCTTCCGCCCTTTCAAAGTAGGCGATTTTATCGAAGTCTCAGGGGTGATGGGAACGGTCAAGGCCATTAACCTCTTTTCGACGACGTTGACAACGGCAGATAACCGCTCGATCATTATCCCCAACGGAGCCCTTATCGCCGGGAACATTATCAACTATACCGGAAATGAGAAACGCCGGATCGATATGGTCTTCGATATCGATTACAAAGATGACCTGAAATTGGCCAAAGAGGTGATCATGAATGTTCTCATTTCCAACCCGAAAGTTTTGGCAGATCCTGCTCCCGTTGTCGCGGTAGGTGCACTAGCCCAGAATTCGGTACAAATTTTCGCCCGTCCGTGGGTAGCGGTAGAGCATTATTGGGACGGTATGTTTGAGATGACCGAAGCGGTAAAGCTGGAGTTTGATAAAAACGGCATATCGATTCCGTTTCCTCAAATGGTTACGCATGTAAAACAAGAAGACTAG
- a CDS encoding NAD(P)H-dependent oxidoreductase — MSEFTEAMAFRHACKKFDIEKQIPQEEFDALLEVARMSPSSFGMEPWRLIVVRKPALRKALKSACWNQNQITECSELVVFTTDNDTVRSGTPYVRKMFERRGLPQDAVDTYMGVYKNYLEPIECDEVLLENWTAKQCYIAMSNMMTYAATLKIDSCPIEGFDKESVEAILDLEYGHSVAVICAFGYRVNPQSEQKRLELKQIVQYR; from the coding sequence ATGTCTGAATTCACCGAAGCGATGGCGTTTCGCCACGCCTGCAAAAAATTTGATATCGAAAAACAGATTCCTCAAGAGGAGTTTGACGCTCTTCTGGAAGTCGCCCGAATGTCTCCCTCATCGTTTGGGATGGAGCCGTGGAGATTGATCGTCGTCCGCAAACCCGCCCTGCGCAAAGCGCTTAAAAGTGCCTGCTGGAACCAAAATCAGATTACAGAGTGTTCTGAATTGGTCGTGTTTACTACGGACAACGATACGGTACGAAGCGGTACCCCTTATGTACGGAAAATGTTTGAGCGACGAGGTCTTCCTCAGGATGCAGTGGACACCTATATGGGTGTTTATAAAAACTATCTTGAACCGATTGAGTGCGATGAGGTCTTGCTGGAAAACTGGACGGCCAAACAGTGTTATATCGCCATGTCCAATATGATGACCTATGCGGCAACTCTCAAAATAGACAGTTGTCCGATTGAGGGGTTTGACAAAGAGTCGGTCGAAGCGATTTTGGATCTTGAGTACGGACACAGTGTCGCCGTGATATGTGCATTCGGATATCGGGTGAATCCGCAAAGCGAGCAAAAACGGCTTGAACTGAAACAGATTGTTCAATACCGCTAA
- a CDS encoding DUF309 domain-containing protein, whose product MATEPTGITESCEAFVLSISEGRYYDAHEDLEPLWYPRRFEDNNEVRLWKGFINAAVSFELAKRGRKEASAKAWQTYLKYFSLLENLVTPHKELYVKIAKLLEKKHGMLCASAALSRTQR is encoded by the coding sequence TTGGCGACGGAACCTACGGGTATAACAGAGTCGTGTGAGGCGTTTGTCCTCTCCATCAGTGAAGGGCGTTATTACGATGCGCACGAAGACTTGGAACCCTTGTGGTATCCGAGACGTTTTGAAGATAATAATGAAGTGCGGCTTTGGAAAGGGTTTATTAATGCCGCAGTCAGTTTCGAATTGGCAAAGCGAGGGCGGAAAGAAGCTTCGGCGAAGGCATGGCAAACCTATCTGAAATATTTTTCTCTTTTGGAAAATCTTGTTACCCCCCATAAAGAACTCTACGTTAAAATAGCAAAGCTACTAGAAAAAAAGCACGGCATGCTGTGCGCGAGTGCCGCGCTGAGCCGAACACAGCGTTAG